Proteins co-encoded in one Pelobates fuscus isolate aPelFus1 chromosome 5, aPelFus1.pri, whole genome shotgun sequence genomic window:
- the CEP95 gene encoding centrosomal protein of 95 kDa has translation MGTRDTGGVAIANNLLNKCHINLQVRDVIECDAHVFVALYEAILGEKVPDYILSSRGPEDDAHNVQSVIDSLALDYLQVSLSHITGENIVRGDAESIQNLLEIFDGLLEYLTEQISEVSSQNGDDLDNHFHSRVQQEGILNGQGGLKPPPSAGNLGRFSAQSSEISFPSWDVDGSESTAELIKLGDTAHTFTVRGSDLERLKVSLKDAKSVSQKSLHDRDRSSSPQAPKGPFHNQESPKPRSRVLNGVHLGEMRKPEETPATAIPLNPPYQPDQAHRHLLASPGRSGEHLPSIEDGSDRTTHRPEQRDLQCDPTGLAETSPLCHKKVAFRTLPEIRFMTQSTQVDHDSCQSASEEEEESADSAGLRLNGAHRTTMSESSLRDSLNSDGTQRLFTEEPISVQRARNKLSEQELKEMSEKLARRLDALDQMLKKALGEQGLDTDPKEEDKLSQHSDSIMEFRRKKQLQAVQHSKKLPTRPRSLSSSPIPHVPSLSAQFEDVLHKEGKGEMGRIRREVQKGLDQQRVKSQMLNQAYEEELKDLEDREMAKLSKLKARLKKSEQECKENIFKQPSKRSQAERIYSRKQTSRKPVQWRQPPPPSSRPPTQMKIKDNDMLPVLLDEFPHLQISPHTLNTMWKGQSVQIEQLSKAAEDDERSERRLQQEVNDAHKKQELLVDLIKKEQEHKQRLKDFKDRIRLQKTAQNKMKENRQQVARAKRYYDDYHVQLRAKMMRARTREERIVKKLFADGLELQKQRLREMRSYAKELREEQRKRHKDELESMENYYKDQFSMLAEAVTQERHNIEVQEKVQGKTLQKMKRELRAKMEREIQELQEMIIKADEDAFFRELDADRLKKRLEMASFQYSKSHGL, from the exons GTGGAGTCGCTATTGCCAACAATCTGCTAAATAAATGTCACATCAACTTGCAAGTCCGAGACGTGATAGAATGCGATGCCCATGTTTTTGTTGCTCTCTATGAAGCCATTTTAGGAGAGAAAGTTCCAG ATTATATTCTGAGCTCTCGGGGTCCAGAAGATGATGCACACAATGTCCAGTCTGTAATTGACTCTCTTGCACTTGACTATTTACAAGTCAGTCTATCCCATATAACAG GGGAGAATATCGTCAGGGGAGACGCTGAATCAATTCAGAATCTGTTGGAAATCTTTGATGGGTTATTGGAATATCTGACGGAACAAATCAGCGAAGTATCTTCTCAGAATGGAG ATGATTTGGACAACCATTTCCATTCCAGGGTGCAGCAAGAGGGGATTTTGAACGGGCAGGGTGGTCTAAAACCTCCTCCATCTGCAGG TAATCTTGGCAGGTTTTCAGCTCAATCTTCTGAAATCTCTTTCCCATCGTGGGATGTGGATGGTTCGGAATCTACCGCTGAATTAATCAAACTCGGGGATACTGCGCACACATTCACTGTCCGGG GATCGGATTTGGAAAGATTAAAGGTTTCATTGAAAGACGCCAAATCAGTCTCTCAAAAGTCTTTACATGACCGTGATCGATCCTCATCACCACAAGCCCCAAAGGGGCCTTTCCATAATCAGGAGTCGCCCAAACCCC GGTCTCGTGTTCTGAATGGTGTGCATCTGGGTGAAATGAGGAAACCGGAAGAAACTCCTGCAACAGCTATTCCGCTAAACCCCCCTTATCAGCCTGACCAAGCCCATCGCCATCTTTTGGCCAGTCCAGGGAGGAGTGGAGAGCACCTGCCTTCTATTGAAG ATGGCAGTGATCGAACAACCCACAGACCTGAGCAGCGGGATTTGCAGTGTGACCCAACTGGTTTAGCTGAG ACCTCTCCTTTATGTCATAAGAAAGTTGCCTTTCGGACCTTGCCGGAGATCCGCTTTATGACACAAAGCACACAAGTAGACCATGACAGTTGTCAGTCAGCTAGTGAGGAAGAAGAAGAAAGCGCAGACTCTGCAGGATTGCGGCTTAATGGTGCCCACCGCACAACCATGTCTGAAAGTTCCCTAAGAGA TTCTCTGAATTCTGATGGTACACAAAGACTTTTCACGGAAGAGCCCATCTCTGTTCAGAGGGCAAGGAACAAGTTGTCCGAGCAGGAGCTGAAGGAAATGTCTGAGAAGCTTGCCCGTCGACTGGATGCCCTGGATCAG ATGTTGAAAAAGGCATTGGGTGAGCAAGGGCTTGATACTGATCCGAAGGAGGAAGATAAATTATCCCAACATAGTGACAGCATTATGGAATTTCGCAGGAAGAAGCAGCTGCAAG CTGTCCAGCACTCGAAGAAACTTCCCACCAGGCCACGGTCTCTGTCTTCCTCTCCAATACCACATGTTCCCTCCCTCAGTGCACAGTTTGAGGATGTACTTCATAAAGAAGGCAAGGGCGAGATGGGCCGGATTAGAAGAGAGGTGCAGAAAGGGCTGGACCAGCAGCGGGTAAAGTCACAG ATGTTAAATCAAGCCTACGAGGAGGAATTGAAAGATTTGGAAGACCGAGAAATGGCCAAATTGTCAAAATTAAAAGCCAGATTAAAGAAGTCG GAGCAAGAATGtaaggaaaatatatttaaacagccCTCAAAAAGATCTCAAGCAGAGAGAATTTACTCCAGGAAACAGACTTCCCGTAAACCTGTCCAGTGGCGGCAGCCACCGCCGCCATCTAGCCGTCCGCCTACACAAA TGAAGATCAAGGATAACGACATGCTTCCTGTGCTGTTGGACGAGTTTCCCCATCTGCAAatatccccacacacactgaatacaatGTGGAAGGGGCAGTCCGTGCAGATCGAGCAGCTCAGTAAGGCTGCAGAGGATGATGAGCGCAGTGAAAGACGGCTGCAGCAAGAG GTAAATGACGCTCACAAAAAACAAGAACTGCTGGTGGACCTGATCAAGAAGGAGCAGGAACATAAGCAACGTCTG AAAGATTTCAAGGATCGAATCAGACTTCAGAAAACTGCTCAGAATAAAATGAAGGAGAATCGGCAACAGGTAGCCCGCGCTAAGCGATACTACGATGATTACCATGTACAACTCAGAGCAAAAATGATGAGGGCGCGGACCCGAGAAGAGCGG ATCGTTAAGAAACTCTTTGCTGATGGGTTGGAGCTGCAGAAACAGAGACTTCGAGAAATGCGATCATATGCAAAGGAGCTGCGAGAGGAGCAGAGAAAGCGGCACAAAGATGAGTTGGAGTCCATGGAAAACTACTACAAGGATCAG TTTTCAATGCTGGCGGAGGCAGTTACTCAGGAACGCCACAATATTGAAGTCCAGGAGAAGGTGCAAGGAAAG ACTCTCCAGAAAATGAAGAGGGAACTCAGAGCAAAAATGGAGCGCGAGATCCAGGAGCTACAAGAAATGATTATAAAGGCAGACGAAGACGCGTTTTTCCGGGAACTCGATGCTGACCGTTTAAAGAAGAGACTTGAAATGGCATCATTTCAGTACAGTAAGAGCCACGGTCTGTAG